From a single Micromonospora pallida genomic region:
- a CDS encoding recombinase family protein: protein MTTPRPKLFAFYGRVSTEDNQDPESSRSWQLSRATALIQPHGGRIVAEYFDIGQSRSLPWQRRVQASQLLTALRTPQRGFTAVVVGEPHRAFYGNQFGLTVPLFAHYGVELWVPEIGGPIDPDNEAHELVMSVFGGMSKGERNRIKLRVRTAMAAQTLLEGRYLGGRPPYGYTLRDLGPHPNAAKAADGKRLRALTPDPDTAPIVRRIFDEFLAGYGLFAIAEGLTANHVPCPSAHDRARNPHRSGIAWSKSAIRVILTNPRYTGRQVWNKQRTDEVLLDVDDVALGHTGVMRWNKRDKWITSKEIVHPPLIDDTTFEQAQTLLGQRARRESGNQRLRRARNPYMFRGLV, encoded by the coding sequence ATGACCACCCCTCGACCAAAACTCTTCGCCTTCTACGGCCGTGTGTCGACGGAGGACAACCAGGACCCCGAATCGTCCCGAAGCTGGCAACTCAGCCGGGCGACCGCACTCATCCAACCCCACGGCGGCCGCATCGTCGCCGAGTACTTCGACATCGGCCAGAGCCGCTCCCTACCATGGCAACGCCGCGTCCAGGCCAGCCAACTCCTCACCGCGCTACGCACCCCGCAACGAGGATTCACCGCCGTCGTCGTCGGCGAACCCCATCGAGCCTTCTACGGCAACCAGTTCGGCCTCACCGTGCCACTGTTCGCCCACTACGGCGTCGAACTCTGGGTACCCGAGATCGGCGGCCCCATCGACCCCGACAACGAGGCCCACGAACTCGTCATGTCCGTCTTCGGCGGCATGAGCAAGGGCGAGCGCAACCGCATCAAGCTCCGCGTCCGCACCGCCATGGCCGCCCAAACCCTCCTCGAAGGCCGCTACCTCGGCGGCCGCCCACCATACGGCTACACCCTCCGCGACCTCGGCCCTCACCCCAACGCCGCCAAAGCCGCCGACGGCAAACGCCTACGCGCGCTCACCCCAGACCCCGACACCGCACCGATCGTCCGCCGGATCTTCGACGAGTTCCTCGCCGGCTACGGACTCTTCGCCATCGCCGAAGGACTGACCGCCAACCACGTCCCGTGCCCCTCAGCACACGACCGCGCCCGCAACCCACACCGCAGCGGCATCGCCTGGTCCAAGAGCGCCATCCGCGTAATCCTCACCAACCCCCGCTACACCGGACGGCAAGTCTGGAACAAACAACGCACCGACGAGGTACTCCTCGACGTCGACGACGTCGCCCTCGGCCACACCGGCGTCATGCGCTGGAACAAACGCGACAAGTGGATCACCTCCAAAGAGATCGTCCACCCACCCCTCATCGACGACACCACCTTCGAACAGGCACAGACCCTCCTCGGCCAACGCGCGCGACGAGAATCCGGCAACCAACGGCTCCGACGCGCCCGCAACCCGTACATGTTCCGCGGACTCGTCTAA
- a CDS encoding DNRLRE domain-containing protein translates to MEAVTGRDPGRTDQAAHSAKDDEGGLLSRLGDAARGLVDGGPDRARPEAISAGLFRSEKALPGKEWPAQKRVRELTGKRTANGRVYQLADGRTQAEISAEPVHYRDAKGRWQAIDTTVRPTSEKGYVQGNRTNTFTSLFGDTSKDLVRFEAEGRSIELGLTGAAKSVTPTVSGSTVTYPGVAGGADVVYDVSSTALKEMIVLRKAPTGPVSYTFTLDTAGLTARQRADGSIAFVRPSGGEPVFVMPAPFMYDAKDDKSSPLGKVWSDKVSQRVQQMYGQTTVTVSADAAWLADPARVYPVVIDPTIKIQPVPADAQDTQIYSADPNHAYGEDPVTWPLSVGTTSTGAWRSLLKFNLDSIPQNTPIDDAQLQLYYSQTHTDYKYDVPMEARRITEDWNEDTATWTSINADIAAAAGNVVIKDDGDSGTSMVGSWPFSTGTLAPKGFGGDYRYHGSSSASDTHTWVPTITEAGDYQVEVHYVGSPVDRPDNAPYTVHYSGGSKTHTVDQTEPASLGTWYTLGTYPFVAGTTGRVVLNGVPGTSAIADAVRFTKAGAVKKDSKSSVWNSFPVRNLVQDWVNDTYDNHGFMVKALDEATKGRGGPIYEASEYSYNNDRRDFNLPKLVVTYGRPGVAVNPPTTITATGAVLDWPAYPGSDIVEYQVHRSVHQNFVPSAATLIAPVSSGTLTYQDTTAVPTDADNTDPMARQFYYYMVAVKTSDGQLVGGPTQPAMLPKAGQITRIYRTAATNATGTDGVIDTTLSAARPTQNVDVYDGDPYVSAGNNSTVYGDTRGLVKFPALTGIPADAKIVGAELRMFNTYLYDGLDQDEYVDVYKLKRAGTVGTGVFNETKATWNTYDGVNAWTTAGGDYDTTWKAGFNGFTNDPEWATWDVSPAVDGWLKNPTTNYGLLLRQRDEVAQTARPMLLSSEGEERLLRPTLEVTYLEQTAESTYYAASTPQLATPNATYTVPVTLSNPTLTAWNPSDWELGYDWKRADGTTDGADPTFEVVTPLPKSVPAGGTVDVNAQVKTPPSSTEGNKRTNYVIHWDLRNKLTRKKLSESVQAIQPLPQNVTVEEPTSDQLGLEKFYSYAGKNTGAGGTLMNNLYAGNTVWSYNAFSNPSRGLSTFVRLAYNSLDTTDSVAGYGWSLQASSMMRLGTPLDFHPNPNPTKVTLTDGDGTSHWFTWDTAASEWKAPKGVHLHLQRLVVCDNKSQERKAWVLTRPDRTRFFYDCEGFLSSIVDNNDNEMLFTYEERKSNNKPTKFLRYLTDPAGRRTLTIDYYAKGQNYQFVDDTSWTRQSATNLTEPHIIDHVSQITDISGRKLTFTYTKKGLLAELVDGEGSSGTMGAPKLFKFAYDMTQGNKNVKLVKVTDPRGHDTDLVYNFPQAGDDSKWHWTTKSYTDRLDHPTQFAYVDPDGPQGNTIHTTVTDAENHATLYQMDGYGRPVQTTNAKNETTTLEWDDDHNVTNLTEANGAVSTWQYDQKTGYPTEIRDAEAVENNTAGTVLTYQRQLNGYVADMVEKTSPEGRKWTFGYESDGDLASVTDPVGSTTTDTDDYTTHYTYDAWGQMLTATDANGNVTAYNGFDDNGYPETITDAKQKSTTFTYDVRGQVKTVTDAYQKVTRQNYDTFGRPLDNIVPVKQAEGRFVTTPAPTYDENDNVLEAFAPNGAVSSAVYDEADQVEYTLAPVDVAGDPQRKTSFTYDKVGNLVTTTEPKGNLTPDDGDYVTTNHYDEIYQLTSVVNAEGDTLSYEYDNVGNVVTVIDPRKNATADTTDYSTKMEYDRAHRLTKATDALGKSITSTYDLDGLVTATTDQLGNTTEVTLNPVGQPTEVKVPHVDNAGTITYRTTRYEYDEVGNQTKVISPRGVATTNDPTDFTTVTVYDELNQVKETHTAYDEGDTRYTTADVTTYSYDDVGRLAKTSMPPSSGETVRNDTTYTYFDNGWAETSTDPWDLLTTYDYNDLGAQTERTVTSAGGSSNRTMTWTYYLDGKLKTRADDGVPVGKQVVLVDNSDFNNTAATGLWTGAATPDTGTYGHNYATRPAGTGANVFTWQLNVPQAGTYEVFARYPQVAGAATNAKYTVAHSGGNTDRTVNQATNTGTWVSLGSYSFAEGNTHKVSLSDQAGGTVVADAVKLVRNNAGEADNEQTDYAYEYDPNGNLKTITDSSPNARVDSYTVEYTGLNQVDRVTESDGGTVRNTTEFTYNENGAPLTTEHDRQWSSYGYDPRDLVSTVVNGKSEADPDKKTTTFTYTDRGEKATEVKGNGNTVEYTYFLDGLLKTQVERKPNATLVSQHTYTYDPNGNRTRDVAKKMNADNHAAYLNTTSDYTYDPRDRLSRLVKTGDGADTETYVHDANNNVIDQTVKNVTTTFNYDRNRLLTASIGGVTASYNYDPFGRLDTVTSAGTVIERNVYDGFDHVIENRKGTGASASTTRYTYDPLDRTTTKTTDADAADEKTTTFNYLGLSNEILNEEVAGELTKSYQYSPWGQRLSQVTHKDDGSEEDAYYGYNPHTDVETLTDETGNTKATYGYTAYGNNDDAHFTGIDKPDAANPTKEPYNAYRFNAKRWDQGSGTYDMGFRDYSPGLNRFLSRDSYNGALDDMALSLDPWTGSRYGFGGGNPISAIEIDGHNFLTDVWNGVKEGAKDFGSSLWGGVKGGATYIKDNYVEAGRAVEDAANGDWGSAAKRGGGVLLNTVTAPYKAAWGMVSDVGSTWWSGVQAASEGDVEGVVRAGTKNALTIGTSVTGVRGAKAGNLGRKSPGCNSFTAGTPVLMADGSSRAIEDIRIGDQVLATDPETGRTEARRVEALIVGDGLKALVEVTVDTDSEKGSGKGSVVATGGHPFWVEDEGRWIDAEDLRAGNWLRMEDGRAVQVLAVTHWTSPARAHNLTISGIHTYYVIAGNTPVLVHNCDPGSAEKLRNALNAAGDLEPSTPHSPHHIVAGNSPKATPARAQLHRFGIGVNDAENGVWLPRSSSSPNPTGASVHSRIHTNEYYNYVNDLMGGARNRSEALDVINHVRRQLQGGFWP, encoded by the coding sequence ATGGAGGCCGTGACGGGCCGCGATCCCGGCCGCACCGACCAGGCTGCGCACAGCGCAAAGGATGACGAGGGCGGTCTGCTGTCGCGGCTGGGTGACGCCGCACGTGGGCTGGTCGACGGCGGGCCCGACCGGGCGCGGCCGGAGGCGATCAGCGCGGGGCTGTTCCGGTCCGAGAAGGCCTTGCCGGGGAAGGAATGGCCGGCGCAGAAGCGGGTGCGCGAGCTGACCGGCAAGCGCACCGCGAACGGTCGGGTCTATCAACTGGCGGATGGCCGGACGCAGGCGGAGATCTCGGCGGAGCCGGTGCACTACCGGGACGCGAAGGGCCGGTGGCAGGCCATCGACACCACCGTGCGTCCCACTTCGGAGAAGGGGTATGTGCAGGGCAACCGCACGAACACCTTCACCAGCCTGTTCGGTGACACCTCGAAGGATCTGGTCCGGTTCGAGGCCGAAGGCAGGAGCATCGAGCTGGGCCTGACGGGTGCCGCGAAGAGCGTGACGCCGACGGTGTCCGGGTCGACGGTTACCTACCCGGGAGTGGCCGGGGGCGCGGACGTGGTCTACGACGTGTCCAGCACCGCCCTGAAGGAAATGATCGTGTTGCGGAAGGCACCGACCGGGCCGGTGTCGTACACGTTCACCCTCGATACTGCTGGTCTGACCGCTCGGCAGCGGGCGGACGGGTCGATCGCGTTCGTGCGTCCGTCCGGTGGTGAGCCGGTGTTCGTGATGCCTGCGCCGTTCATGTACGACGCGAAGGACGACAAGTCCTCTCCGCTGGGCAAGGTGTGGTCGGACAAGGTCTCCCAGCGGGTGCAGCAAATGTACGGGCAGACCACCGTCACCGTGTCGGCGGACGCGGCGTGGCTGGCGGACCCGGCGCGGGTGTATCCGGTGGTCATCGACCCGACCATCAAGATTCAGCCGGTGCCGGCCGACGCGCAGGACACGCAGATCTACTCGGCTGACCCAAACCACGCCTACGGGGAGGATCCGGTCACGTGGCCGCTGAGCGTGGGCACCACGTCGACGGGTGCGTGGCGGTCGTTGCTGAAGTTCAACCTGGACTCGATTCCGCAGAACACGCCGATCGATGACGCCCAGTTGCAGTTGTACTACTCGCAGACGCACACCGACTACAAGTACGACGTGCCGATGGAGGCGCGTCGGATCACTGAGGACTGGAACGAGGACACGGCGACGTGGACCAGCATTAACGCCGATATCGCTGCGGCGGCGGGCAACGTGGTGATCAAGGACGACGGGGACTCCGGGACGTCGATGGTCGGGTCCTGGCCGTTCTCCACGGGCACGCTGGCGCCGAAGGGCTTCGGCGGGGACTACCGCTACCACGGGAGTTCCAGCGCTTCGGACACCCACACCTGGGTGCCGACGATCACCGAGGCGGGTGACTACCAAGTCGAGGTGCACTACGTGGGTTCCCCGGTCGACCGGCCGGACAACGCCCCGTACACCGTGCACTACTCGGGCGGCTCGAAGACCCACACCGTCGACCAGACGGAGCCTGCCAGCCTGGGCACGTGGTACACGTTGGGCACGTATCCGTTCGTGGCGGGCACCACCGGCAGGGTGGTGCTCAACGGTGTGCCGGGCACTTCGGCGATCGCTGACGCGGTGCGGTTCACCAAGGCCGGCGCGGTGAAGAAGGACAGCAAGTCGAGTGTGTGGAACTCGTTCCCGGTACGCAACCTCGTGCAGGACTGGGTCAACGACACGTACGACAATCACGGGTTCATGGTCAAGGCCTTGGACGAGGCGACAAAGGGTCGGGGTGGCCCGATCTACGAGGCGTCGGAGTACTCGTACAACAACGACCGCCGGGACTTCAACCTGCCAAAGCTGGTCGTCACCTACGGCCGTCCGGGTGTGGCGGTGAACCCGCCGACCACGATCACCGCGACCGGTGCGGTGCTGGACTGGCCGGCGTATCCGGGTTCGGACATCGTCGAGTACCAGGTCCACCGGAGCGTCCACCAGAACTTCGTCCCGTCGGCGGCAACGCTGATCGCTCCGGTTTCCAGCGGGACGCTGACGTATCAGGACACGACGGCGGTGCCCACAGACGCGGACAACACCGACCCGATGGCGCGGCAGTTCTACTACTACATGGTCGCGGTAAAGACCAGCGACGGGCAGCTCGTCGGCGGGCCGACCCAGCCGGCGATGCTGCCGAAGGCGGGCCAGATCACCCGCATCTACCGCACCGCGGCGACCAATGCGACCGGCACGGACGGTGTCATCGACACCACCCTCTCCGCCGCGCGGCCGACGCAGAACGTGGACGTCTACGACGGTGACCCCTACGTCAGCGCCGGCAACAACTCGACCGTCTACGGCGACACCCGCGGCCTCGTCAAGTTCCCCGCCCTGACCGGCATCCCGGCCGACGCGAAGATCGTCGGCGCCGAGCTGCGGATGTTCAACACCTACCTGTACGACGGCCTGGACCAGGACGAATACGTCGACGTCTACAAACTCAAGCGCGCGGGCACCGTCGGTACCGGCGTCTTCAACGAGACGAAGGCGACGTGGAACACCTACGACGGGGTGAACGCGTGGACCACGGCGGGCGGTGACTACGACACCACCTGGAAGGCCGGCTTCAACGGCTTCACCAACGACCCGGAGTGGGCGACCTGGGACGTCAGCCCGGCCGTGGACGGCTGGCTGAAGAACCCGACCACCAACTACGGTCTGCTGCTGCGCCAACGCGACGAGGTCGCCCAGACCGCCCGGCCCATGCTGCTGTCCTCCGAGGGCGAAGAGCGGCTGCTGCGGCCGACCCTCGAGGTTACCTACCTCGAGCAGACCGCCGAATCGACCTACTACGCGGCCTCCACCCCGCAGCTTGCGACGCCGAACGCCACCTACACGGTGCCGGTGACCCTGTCCAACCCCACCCTGACCGCCTGGAACCCCAGCGACTGGGAACTGGGCTACGACTGGAAGCGCGCCGACGGCACCACCGACGGCGCGGACCCCACCTTCGAGGTGGTCACACCACTCCCCAAGAGCGTCCCCGCCGGCGGCACCGTCGACGTCAACGCGCAGGTGAAGACCCCGCCGTCGTCGACGGAGGGCAACAAACGCACCAACTACGTGATCCACTGGGACCTACGCAACAAACTGACCCGCAAGAAACTGTCCGAAAGCGTCCAAGCGATCCAGCCATTGCCGCAGAACGTGACGGTGGAGGAGCCGACCTCCGACCAGCTCGGTCTGGAGAAGTTCTACTCGTACGCGGGGAAGAACACCGGCGCTGGCGGCACTCTGATGAACAACCTGTACGCCGGTAACACCGTGTGGTCGTACAACGCGTTCAGTAACCCGTCGCGGGGCCTGTCGACGTTCGTCCGGCTGGCGTACAACTCGCTCGACACCACCGACAGCGTCGCCGGGTACGGCTGGTCGCTCCAGGCCTCGTCGATGATGCGGCTGGGTACTCCGCTGGACTTCCACCCCAACCCGAACCCCACCAAGGTCACCCTGACCGACGGCGACGGCACCAGCCACTGGTTCACCTGGGACACCGCGGCCTCGGAGTGGAAGGCCCCGAAGGGGGTGCACCTGCACCTGCAGCGGCTTGTCGTCTGCGACAACAAGTCGCAGGAGCGGAAGGCCTGGGTGCTCACCCGCCCGGACCGTACCCGCTTTTTCTACGACTGTGAGGGCTTCCTCTCCAGCATCGTCGACAACAACGACAACGAGATGCTCTTCACCTACGAGGAGCGCAAGTCCAACAACAAGCCGACCAAGTTTCTGCGGTACCTCACCGACCCGGCCGGCCGGCGGACGCTGACCATCGACTACTACGCCAAGGGCCAGAACTACCAGTTCGTCGACGACACCAGCTGGACGCGGCAGTCGGCGACGAACCTGACCGAGCCGCACATCATCGACCACGTCTCGCAGATCACCGACATCTCCGGCCGCAAGCTCACCTTCACGTACACCAAAAAGGGCCTGCTGGCCGAGCTGGTCGACGGTGAGGGATCCAGCGGCACGATGGGTGCGCCGAAGCTGTTCAAGTTCGCCTACGACATGACGCAGGGGAACAAGAACGTCAAGCTGGTCAAGGTCACCGACCCGCGCGGCCATGACACCGACCTGGTCTACAACTTCCCGCAGGCCGGCGACGACTCGAAGTGGCACTGGACCACCAAGTCCTACACCGACCGGCTCGACCACCCCACCCAGTTCGCCTACGTGGACCCGGACGGGCCGCAGGGCAACACGATCCACACGACGGTCACGGACGCGGAGAACCACGCCACCCTGTACCAGATGGATGGCTACGGCCGTCCGGTCCAGACCACCAACGCGAAGAACGAAACGACCACGCTCGAGTGGGACGACGACCACAACGTCACCAACCTCACCGAGGCCAACGGTGCCGTCTCCACCTGGCAGTACGACCAGAAGACCGGCTACCCGACGGAGATCAGGGACGCGGAGGCCGTCGAGAACAACACGGCGGGCACGGTCCTGACGTACCAGCGGCAGCTCAACGGCTACGTCGCTGACATGGTCGAGAAGACCAGCCCCGAGGGGCGGAAGTGGACCTTCGGCTACGAGAGCGACGGTGACCTCGCCTCGGTCACGGACCCGGTGGGTAGCACCACCACCGACACCGACGACTACACGACCCACTACACGTACGACGCGTGGGGTCAGATGCTGACGGCGACCGACGCCAACGGCAACGTCACCGCTTACAACGGGTTCGACGACAACGGTTATCCGGAGACCATCACTGACGCGAAGCAGAAGTCGACGACCTTCACGTACGACGTGCGTGGGCAGGTCAAGACGGTGACCGACGCGTACCAGAAGGTGACCCGGCAGAACTACGACACGTTCGGTCGTCCGCTGGACAACATCGTTCCCGTCAAGCAGGCCGAAGGCCGGTTCGTCACCACCCCCGCACCGACATACGACGAGAACGACAACGTCCTCGAGGCGTTCGCCCCCAATGGTGCGGTGAGCAGCGCTGTGTACGACGAGGCCGACCAGGTGGAGTACACCCTCGCCCCGGTCGACGTCGCGGGTGACCCGCAGCGGAAGACGTCGTTCACCTACGACAAGGTCGGCAACCTGGTCACCACCACCGAGCCGAAGGGCAACCTGACGCCCGATGACGGTGACTACGTCACCACCAACCACTACGACGAGATCTACCAGCTCACCAGCGTCGTCAACGCCGAGGGCGACACGCTCAGCTACGAGTACGACAACGTCGGCAACGTGGTGACGGTGATCGACCCGCGGAAGAACGCGACCGCCGACACCACCGACTACAGCACCAAGATGGAGTACGACCGGGCGCACCGGCTCACCAAGGCGACCGACGCGCTCGGCAAGTCCATCACCAGCACCTACGACCTTGACGGATTGGTCACGGCTACCACCGACCAGCTCGGCAACACCACCGAGGTCACCCTCAACCCGGTTGGCCAGCCGACTGAGGTGAAGGTGCCGCACGTCGACAACGCCGGCACCATCACCTACCGGACGACCAGGTACGAGTACGACGAGGTCGGGAACCAGACGAAGGTGATCAGCCCGCGTGGCGTGGCGACCACCAACGACCCGACCGACTTCACCACGGTCACCGTCTACGACGAGCTGAACCAGGTGAAGGAGACGCACACCGCGTACGACGAGGGCGACACCCGTTACACCACGGCGGACGTCACCACCTACTCGTACGACGATGTGGGCAGGCTGGCGAAGACGAGCATGCCGCCGTCGTCCGGTGAGACGGTGCGCAACGACACGACCTACACCTACTTCGACAACGGCTGGGCCGAAACCAGCACCGACCCGTGGGACCTCCTGACCACCTACGACTACAACGACCTGGGCGCCCAGACCGAGCGGACGGTGACCTCGGCGGGTGGTTCGTCGAACCGGACGATGACCTGGACCTACTACCTGGACGGCAAGCTGAAGACCCGCGCGGACGACGGCGTGCCGGTCGGCAAGCAGGTGGTGCTGGTCGACAACTCCGACTTCAACAACACCGCCGCGACCGGATTGTGGACGGGCGCGGCGACGCCGGACACCGGGACTTACGGCCACAACTACGCCACCCGCCCGGCGGGCACTGGTGCGAACGTTTTCACGTGGCAGTTGAACGTGCCGCAGGCCGGCACGTATGAGGTGTTCGCCCGCTACCCACAGGTCGCCGGCGCGGCCACCAACGCGAAGTACACCGTCGCGCACAGCGGCGGCAACACCGACCGGACGGTCAACCAGGCCACCAACACCGGCACCTGGGTCAGCCTCGGCTCGTACAGCTTCGCCGAAGGCAACACCCACAAGGTGTCCCTGTCCGACCAGGCCGGCGGCACGGTCGTCGCGGACGCGGTGAAGCTGGTCCGCAACAACGCGGGCGAGGCCGACAACGAGCAAACCGACTACGCCTACGAGTACGACCCGAACGGCAACCTGAAGACCATCACCGACTCGTCCCCGAACGCCCGCGTCGACAGCTACACCGTCGAGTACACCGGGCTGAACCAGGTCGACAGGGTGACCGAAAGCGATGGTGGGACGGTCCGGAACACCACCGAGTTCACCTACAACGAGAACGGCGCCCCGCTGACCACCGAGCACGACCGGCAGTGGTCCAGCTACGGCTACGACCCACGCGACCTGGTCTCGACGGTGGTCAACGGCAAGTCCGAGGCCGACCCGGACAAGAAGACCACCACCTTCACCTACACCGACCGGGGTGAGAAGGCCACCGAGGTCAAGGGCAACGGCAACACCGTCGAGTACACGTACTTCCTCGACGGGCTGCTCAAGACCCAGGTCGAGAGGAAACCGAACGCGACGCTCGTCTCGCAGCACACCTACACCTACGATCCGAACGGCAACCGCACCCGGGACGTCGCGAAGAAGATGAACGCCGACAACCACGCGGCGTACCTGAACACCACCAGCGACTACACCTACGACCCCCGCGACCGCCTGTCCAGGCTGGTCAAGACCGGTGACGGCGCCGACACGGAAACCTACGTGCACGACGCCAACAACAACGTCATCGACCAGACCGTCAAGAACGTCACGACGACGTTCAACTACGACCGCAACCGCCTGCTCACCGCCTCCATAGGTGGAGTGACGGCGTCGTACAACTACGACCCGTTCGGCCGGCTTGACACGGTGACCTCGGCGGGCACCGTGATCGAGCGGAACGTCTACGACGGCTTCGACCACGTCATCGAGAACCGCAAGGGCACCGGGGCGAGCGCGTCGACCACGAGGTATACCTACGACCCGCTCGACCGCACCACCACAAAGACCACCGACGCCGATGCGGCGGACGAGAAGACCACCACGTTCAACTACCTCGGTCTGTCTAACGAGATCCTGAACGAGGAGGTCGCCGGAGAGCTGACCAAGTCGTACCAGTACTCCCCGTGGGGTCAGCGCCTGTCGCAGGTCACCCACAAGGACGACGGCAGCGAAGAGGACGCCTACTACGGCTACAACCCGCACACCGACGTCGAAACACTGACCGACGAAACCGGCAACACCAAGGCCACCTACGGCTACACCGCCTACGGCAACAACGACGACGCCCACTTCACCGGCATCGACAAGCCGGACGCCGCGAACCCGACCAAGGAGCCCTACAACGCCTACCGGTTCAACGCGAAGCGCTGGGACCAGGGCTCCGGCACCTACGACATGGGCTTCCGCGACTACAGCCCGGGCCTGAACCGCTTCCTGTCGCGCGACAGCTACAACGGTGCCCTGGATGACATGGCCCTCAGTCTCGACCCGTGGACGGGTAGTCGTTACGGGTTTGGCGGCGGCAACCCGATTAGTGCTATCGAAATTGATGGCCACAACTTCTTAACTGATGTCTGGAATGGCGTGAAGGAGGGGGCCAAGGATTTCGGAAGCAGCCTCTGGGGTGGAGTCAAAGGCGGAGCCACCTATATCAAGGATAACTACGTAGAAGCTGGTCGGGCTGTCGAAGATGCCGCAAATGGCGACTGGGGCAGTGCCGCGAAGCGCGGCGGTGGTGTCCTCCTCAACACGGTCACGGCGCCCTACAAGGCGGCGTGGGGGATGGTGTCTGACGTTGGCTCCACCTGGTGGAGCGGGGTGCAGGCGGCAAGCGAAGGAGATGTTGAGGGCGTAGTGCGCGCGGGCACCAAGAACGCGCTGACCATCGGCACAAGCGTTACCGGTGTCCGAGGGGCCAAGGCCGGTAATTTGGGCCGTAAATCGCCTGGCTGTAACAGCTTCACCGCTGGGACGCCCGTGCTCATGGCGGACGGTTCTAGCAGGGCCATCGAGGATATCCGGATCGGGGACCAGGTCCTCGCAACGGACCCGGAAACGGGACGCACCGAGGCTCGTCGAGTCGAAGCCCTGATCGTGGGCGATGGGCTGAAGGCCCTCGTGGAGGTGACAGTCGACACCGACAGCGAAAAGGGCAGCGGGAAGGGCAGCGTCGTCGCCACCGGCGGCCACCCCTTCTGGGTCGAAGATGAGGGTCGATGGATTGATGCCGAGGACCTTCGCGCCGGCAACTGGCTCCGCATGGAGGACGGACGGGCCGTCCAAGTCCTGGCGGTAACCCATTGGACGTCGCCAGCCCGTGCTCACAACCTTACTATTTCCGGCATCCACACGTACTATGTAATCGCCGGCAACACGCCGGTCCTCGTGCACAACTGTGATCCGGGATCTGCGGAGAAGTTGAGAAATGCTCTAAATGCTGCTGGTGACCTGGAACCAAGCACGCCGCACTCCCCGCACCATATCGTTGCCGGCAACTCACCAAAGGCCACTCCTGCGAGGGCGCAGCTCCACCGGTTCGGTATTGGGGTGAACGACGCCGAGAATGGTGTTTGGCTGCCGCGTAGTAGCTCGTCGCCCAATCCTACGGGTGCATCGGTGCACTCCCGGATCCATACCAATGAGTACTACAATTACGTTAACGACCTCATGGGAGGCGCCAGGAACAGGAGTGAGGCACTGGACGTGATCAACCACGTTAGAAGGCAGCTCCAAGGCGGCTTCTGGCCGTAG